The following nucleotide sequence is from Cryptococcus neoformans var. grubii H99 chromosome 5, complete sequence.
AACACATCGTTATTTATGATACTTTGATCAAGGACAGCACTACGGACGAGGTTGTTGCCGTGCTCGGTAAGTCCTCAACCGAGTGTTGTAAATATCATTATTGACAATTTTCCCCAAGGCCACGAGCTTGGTCATTGGTACTATTGTAAGggtttctttttcaatcTGCCTTTCAACGGTTTCTTACAGTTTCACAGCTCATCCCACGAAACTCCTTTTCGGTACTCAaatccacctcttcctcactcttctcgtcttctctgTGTTCATCAACAACCAGTCTCTGTATGCTGCCTTTGGTTTCAACCCCGAGTTGGCCACTGCTGCTCCTCAGCCATTCTGCATTGGTTTTATCCTTTTCCAGCTCGTTCTGGAACCTACCGACGCATTTGTCAAGTTTTTGATGCATGCTCAGACCAGGAAGTACGAGTATCAGGCTGGTGAGATTCTCAGGGTTGCTAGGTTGATGGGAAGCTGACTCTTTTGTAGACGAGTTCGCGGTCAACCTTGGCAAAAAGCCAGACCTTGCCTCAGCGCTGATCAAACTACATGTCACAAATTTGTCTTCCCCTCATAGTGACTGGCTGTACTCCATGTATCACCACTCCCACCCAACACTTCCTGAGAGGCTATCTGCGATGGACAGATTTGAAAGTAATAAGGGAAAGGTGGAAGGCAAAAAGGACCTCTAAGGAGGGACTCAGATGGGTATGCCAATGTTAATAGAAATTGCATCTAAAGTTCAATAAATTACGCAGTATGCATGGctggagagagatgaaCTGTTGATGCACAATCCATCTGATACTGTCTTCAGCAACACACGAGGCCTGTCCAATGATCTTGACATTATGTAGCGATTATTATTATCTATTTCATTTATTGTTGACACCAGCGGTGAGCAGCGACGCGGTGTGCGTCTCGTCTTCGCCGCGCACGCAGAGAACCTGGTTACTCGCCTGTCTTTGGatccatccatccttgTTGCGTCGAAAGCAGTTCATCGCACCCCAGGCAATACGCCCATGCCCTCCGGGATACGTAGCGATGAACTATAACCCCCTCCATCTCCTGCCCCTCCCTCCGACAGCCCTCGACCCCAAACCCATCCCTACGTCCCTCACTCTCGATCCCTTTTCCGACGTCCTCTGGGTCGGCACATCCTCCGGAATCATTTCTGCGCTATGCTCTCCTCTAACTCTTACTAGGAATGTACACTTCCCCGCCCACGGATGCAAGGCTGGAGGCGGAGGGTTTAGCGCGCAAGGCGTGAGTGCAGTGAGGGAGGTGAGGGTTACAGACAGAGATGTTTGGACTTTAACAGAAGGCGGTATCGGAGgacggaagagaggaggagcacCCAAGTGGACTGTAAGGTGCGCTTTACACTGGCGTGCATGAGTATCGATCATCCACTAACCACCTCCCAGTGATGTGACGCGCTCCCTCCGAACGATGTCGCCCAACCCCACCAACTCTCACGAACTCGTCACTGGCGGTTCTGGCCCACTTCTGCTCGCCAACACTGCCCGGGGTGAAGTGGTGAGGAGCATAGAGAACTCCAGCCCTGTAGTCAAACTTGCACCCTTACATCGAACCGTCTTAGCCGCCGGTTTGTCTGGTCAAGTCACCGTGCTTGACCCTAGGACAGGCTTCAAAACTGCGCAGAATGTAAGTCCAGTACAGGCCCACACTGGTGGATTAAGCGGGGCGGATGTTCAAGGCAATATCGTCGCTACTTGGGGCTGGACACACATGTATGTATTATCAGATCGATAGGGTCAGTACTAACCGTCATACTCAGGCAAGGACATCCCTTACCTGATCCTCTGATTCGTCTATACGACGTTCGAGCTCTAagacctcttcctcctatcTCCTTCCCATCCGGTCCGGCTTTCGTCTTGCTACAcccttcttcgtcctcgcATATCGTTGTCTCTTCACAGCAAGGCATGCTTCAAACGATTGACATGTCGCTCGGTCCAACCGCTACCGTATTTCAACAACTTGATGTCAGCTCGTACATTACCTCCATGGCTCTTAGTTCTCGAGGAGACTACCTTGCATTTGGCGATGCGGATGGGCAACTGCACGTCTGGACCACGAATGAGACGGGAGAGAATGCAGCagttgatgagaatgggTCACTTGTCTTACCCCCTTTCAATGGATATGATGGCGTTAAACCTGAATGGCCCGACCAGGCCGATCCTTTACCTACTATTGCATGGGAAGAAAACACCCCCTTGAATCTTGTGGGAATGCCATACTACAATGAAGCGCTACTCTCACAATTCCCTTCAGAGTGTTATGCTACGTCCACTTCTCCCTTATTCAATCCTCCGACCACCATCCCTCAACCTGTCCTCTCGTCTATGAAAATGGTAGACTTTGTGGGGTACGCGCCGAATCCCAAAGAGTTGAGAGGTAAACGATATGTCTTACGCGCTGTTCATGGTGCTGAAAGCAGAGCTAGAggaaaggggagaagagatagCGGGCCTAGGTTCAGAAGCGAGAAGGATAAAAAGGGGACCTACAGAGACAAAGAGGAAATAGAGGAGGAGCTTAACGATGGGGAGGTCCCCAAATATTATAGAAAGGTGGAGATCAAATATTCCAAATTCGGAATCGAGGATTTTGACTTTGAGTGAGTTCTGTTCAACCGCTTTTGAGACAATACTGACGCGATACAGATTCTATAACCGGACAAATTACTCTGGGCTAGAAACCGATATTCTCAATTCGTATACTAATTCTCTCCTCCAAGCTCTTCACTACACACTACCCCTACGAGCTGTTGCTACTGCTCACATCTGTGTTGACTGTAAAAAGGAGCACTGTCTTTTATGTGAGGCGGGTTTCTTATTCAGAATGCTAGAAGATgcgaaaggaaggaacTGTCAGGCAAGCAACTTTTCAAGAGCTTTTAGCGCCACCAGCCAGGCCTACGCTCTAGGCTTAATGGACGAGAACACCAATAGCAAATCGACCGCACCATACGGTTCTCTCATACAGAACTTTAACCGATGGCTCCTATCTACGTTCAGTACTGAATCCATTGTCGACGGTGAAACCTTCCATCTtcgccctcttcctcagaaGACTTCTGGCCTGGATGGGTTATCAATGAATGATGGGCCGTCTGCAATCGACCAGGTGCTAGGTGTCAAAATTAAGACCACCAATACCTGCAGACATTGCGGATTTGTTTCATCTAGAGATTCAACTTTGCATGTTGTTGACTTGGTATATCCGAAGAAAATGGTAAGCCTTTCTTAGTCCTCCACAGGATTGACGCTCAATTCTTGACAGAATCCTCGACTTTCGTTCTCGGACATCCTACGTTCCTCTCTCATTCGAGATTCGACCACCAAGGCCATCTGCTCCTCATGTAAAGCCTTTGCCCCTCTTGATTCTCGGCGTGGCCTCTCACCCTCCTCTAGGAATCCGCTTCCTCCGGTGCTTTCAGTTAACGCGATGGTGACGAACTCTGACGTATACGGCTTCTGGAAAGATAAGAAAGAcgcaaaggaaaaagatggcGTGAGGCGATTCTTACCGAAGAGGGTAATAATTAGAGAAGTAGGGAAGCTTGAGAATGAccaggaggaaggagtcAAATATTCTATTCGGGTGAGTGAAACATTAAGTGGATAAGATCTTGCTGAAACAAGTTTAGTCGATGGTGGTACAAATACAAGAATCACCGGACGCTGTAGCTCACCTTGTATCATTCGTCAAAAGTGTGTCTTACATCAAGCTCAGTGTGACTTAACTGACTCGAAACAGTGCCATCAAAAGACGGCTCCTCCGCATGGATCATGTTCAACGATTTCCTCGTCCGACCGGTCTCAGAGGACGAagttctttctttcccgGACCAATGGAAGGTGCCAGCTGTGATCATCCTCGAAAGGGAGAATGCGGAAGAACTGCTGAATTTAGAAGTGTTGCCCAAGGAGCTTGACAGAGAGATATTATTCAAGGATGTGTCTATCGCTTGGTGGGTCCCTTTTATCGCCAAATATAGAAAAAGCGGCTAATTAGCATTTAGGAACCGCAAACAAGACATGATTAAACACAAGATATTACGACGGGAAGAGATGCCAAAAAGAGGGACCCTGGTTGCTATCGACGCCGAATTTGTGGCTCTCCAGCAAGTACGCCGGTCTCCTTGCTTGTTTGCAATGTCGCTAACCTTGAGATAGGAAGAAATGGAGTTCCGATCGGACGGTACCAAGAATATCCTTCGACCATCACATATGTCTTTGGCGCGGGTGTCAGTTTTgcgaggagaaggggaaatgGAAGGGAAGCCATTTATTGACGATTATATTCACACGAGTGAAGCTGTGGTGGACTATCTTACCGAGTTCAGTGGCATCGAGGGTGAGTCCAACACTATTTGTAGCGATTGTATGTCACTCACGATTTGTAGCTGGGGATTTGGATCCAAACAACTCGCCGCATACCCTTGTACCTCTCAAGGTTGCCTACAAGAAATTAAGATTGTGTGAGTATTCTCTACTGGTTGATGGAGAAAAAACTGACCAATGTAGTGGTGGACCTTGGATGCATCTTTGTCGGTCATGGTTTATCGAAAGATTTTAGAACCATTAGTACGTGGCTCAAACCAGTTGCTCTACCATTTTTTTTATTGCTGATCATCTATAACCGGCAGACATCTTCGTCCCACCTGAACAAGTTATGGACACTGTCCTGATCTACACCTTGCCAGGAAGTCAGCGTAAACTCTCTCTTCGATTCCTTGCATGGTATCTCCTGCATCAAGACATTCAAACACACTCCCATGATTCTATCGAAGACGCACACTTCGCCCTGCTACTTTGCAAGTTATGGATGGATTACGCCTCGGAAAGTGAAGAGGCGTTTGAGATTGTGATGGAGGACATCTTTgctgaaggaaaaaagTTGGCCTTCAAACCGCCAAGTAGTGCTGGAAACGTGATGGCGGAACAACAGTTATCGCCGATTAGTTTTCCTCCATTGTCGGGTGATGATCAGACGGTGGCACGTGCAGTGGTTAAATCAGGAATGGCTacccctccgcctcctACGAAACTGGGGTTGCCGCAATGGGCATCTCAAAACAGTCCCAGTCCATTAAGATGGTAGTAATGATGATGCACGAGTTTATTAATGCtactcttttttcttttgcttttgtACATTGCTCCAGAGCACGACGACGAACAGTGGATTGTCAACCCCCATCATCAGAATTCTGCATTGTCTACCATGAGAACTGATCTTCGTTACTACTTCTAGACCCAAAGAGAACCCTGTGGAAAACAATCATATTATGCAAGGTACCGTCTTGTAGACTACTCTTGAAGGTCACCTGGCCATCATTATACATATCATTAGACAACCacaaaaaaagacaaaaaagaTGAGTCACTGTGCTAACAACGATGCTAACCGTGAATTGCACATGCAGCTGCTGCATTCCCATTTAGAGGAGGGAGTGCAGTAGAAGCAACCGCCTAGATGGTGGACAGGACTCCGTATGCGATTGATTATTATTTACTCATCTCTATTATTTATTTGCTGCGTGCTGAGAAAGAACAACAAAGAACAAAGATGAGGGTCGACATTTGCTTCCGCCGCGTGCCACACGAGACAAAATTCCGCGGCAATTTCAATCTGTATGGGGGGCGTTGAGGCCCGGTGGTTGTAAGAGCTGGTCGAGGtaggaaggaggaagaaggaaggaaggacgaAAGAAACAACGAAAGAAGCTCCAAGcacaacatcctcatccataCCACTCCAAGAGACAGCCGTGGAGAGAGCGGCGACGGCGACACAGCACACACAACGCGGCAGTCCTCAGCATCGCCGCAGGTTCGACGAGGTGAGCAGATCCAGAGTGGCGGGCGAGATGCGAAGTACTTGTCGATGCGACGGCGGACGACGTGCAcgagagagatgggaagCTGATGCGGCTGCAGTCCAATCTTATGTCCTCCAAGTCGCAGCAGCCACCCACCGGCCTCTCAAAGTCGGCAGCAAAAAAGCGCGCAAAGAAGGCAGCAAAGCAGTCTCAGAATCCTCAGCCACAGTCAGCACCACAGACGTCCTCTCAAACACCTGCTTCtgtccctcctctccctccctcctccgtcCCAGATCCCCTCGATCCCGCATTCTTCAATTTTCCAGGTCCTGGCTCGTATCCCATTGACGTCCAATACGACGATACTGCGTACTACGATCAAGTCGACGTGCCTCTCAACCAAGGCAACTTTCCAGGTTCCTATTCTATCGATTATAATCTTTCGCTTCAAAACGGCAGTCAACTCGCCGGTTTGTCAGCTCCGTTTAACATCACCCACGACGATCTCATCTCCGCTGCCAACGAGCTTTACAAGAGGATGGCAGACCCGGAATTCGGATCAGACGATGCCTATTGGTCTTCATTGCCACCGCATATCCGACAGTTCATCCGTGATGCCGTGCCGTTTACGGGTTCCATAAGTCAGAGCACACCAGGTACTACCTCAAGCCAAAGGACAATGTACCAGATGGCACAGCAAATAGTACAAGCCGCTAGCCAAGGGATGGGCTTGGGCCACGGAATGAGCGCAAATCTTATGCCTGGGATAAATGCCAATGCCAGGCCGTTTCCCTCACCTCAACAGACCATAGGAGAGGAATTTGGAttccatcgtcatcctgattcgagagaagaagagtacgatgatgaagaggagattgaagaggacCACGGACATCCCGCGGCAAACGGTGATGcgcccaagaagaaaaacaagaagaagaagaaaaagggagCCAACACAGCTACTCTACCTGCCCCAGGAGAACCTCccgctcctcttcctccccttccgcCTCCTTCTACTCTCTCAAAGATCCCTCGTGCGCCCGCGCCGGTGCCCCAACCGCAGCCTCCAACACATCAACCCCAACCTCTCTCCCAACAACCACCCTCACTTaatcctcctccgcctcccgCACCTGCTTCGGCGCCTACTCCTACGCCTCCCAGTTCCCGTGCAGCAGGCAAGCAGCCCATGGGAACCAACCCTCCTGCTAATCCCCCTGCTCGATCTGCTCGCGCCGCCGGCAAAGCACCCGCCAGTGCAGCTCCACCACACAACGCACACGCAGGTCACAGTCACAATCATCCGCCGACTGCCAAGGCTGCTCCCAAGGGCAAATCCCCTGCCACAGCACCTCCGGCCAAGATATGGACCCAGTCGTCAGCTGAAGACCGAGAAAATATCAGGGTATTCTGGCTTGGATTGTCAGAAGCTGAGCGTCGGGATTTGTTACGTATAGAAAAAGATGCGGTGTtaaaaaagatgaaggaacaGCATCGACATTCGTGCGGCTGTGCAGTTTGCGGCAGGAAAAAGGTTAACATCGAGATGGAGCTCGATCAATTATACGAGCAGTATTACGATGAGCTTCGTTCATACGCAGCCGAACAACGAGTCGCCGCTAACGGCCTTCGTCCACCCCCGAATGGTGCCGGTCCTTTCCCAGGAAGCGTTGAGGTCGATGCTAGTGGTACCGTTACCCAGTATGATCATCGAGCGCCGGAACTGCATGACCATGATCCAGACGATCTTGATGGCGAGGAAAGCGAAGAGtatgatgacgatgacgatTATGCGGACGATGACGagttggatgatgatgatatcggaACAGATGAGGCTGATATAGGagatgagattgatgagcctcctcctccaccgcctATCACTCATCGTCAACAGCCTCGGCGGCCTCCTGTGAAAGCTCCTCCCCGGTCAGAGGGTGGCGATGATTTCCTATCTTTTGGTTCTAACCTTGCGACGATCAAAGGTAAGTTCTGTCTCTTTTAAACTCTCTCGAGGGGGGCTTACGCTAAGTTTCATCTGGTGTTCTTTTTACCGCTTGTGCCCAGGAGGTATACTCACCATTGCGGATGATATGCTCAAGAACGATGGAACTAAATTTTTGGAAATGATGGAACAGCTGGCTATCCGGAGATCTGTACGGGAAGAGCAGAATTTAAGGGATATGCAGGAAGAAacagatgaggaggaggaagaggaggatgacgatgagagtCGAGAGTAAGTTGTATTCATTGATGTTTTTTGGTGACATGATACTGATTGGTATCACAGCGAGCCTATGACGGAGAAAGAGcgagcagaagaaggcaaaCGAATGTTCCAAATTTTTGCCGCGCGAATGTTTGAACAGCGTGTACTGCAAGCTTATCGCGAGCGAGTCGCGAAGCAGCGCGAAGAACAGTTGCTTCGCgagctggaggaagaagaggattcGAAGCGTGctaaagaagagaagaaagccaAGGAGGcacagaagaaaaaggacaagaagaagtaagTGTCTCCCTTGATGAGTTGTCGATTGACTTGCAAGTGTTGACGATGTCAAACTTAGGGCgcaaaagcaaaaagcTGAGGAAGAGCGCCTTGCTCGCGAAGCGgcgttggaagaagaaaaaaggcaagCCAAGCTTcgtaaagaagaagcagagcGAGAGCGCATACGAagacaggaagaagaacgtgTTCGACGCGAAGCTGTGAAGCGTGCTGCCCAGGAAGAAGCACAGCGTCAAGCGCTGGAACGTAAGAGAAGGCAacaggaggagaaagaacgggaagaggaggctgcaaagaaaaagcgagaacgagaggagaaggccaagaaagaGCGAGAAGCGAGGGAAAAAGAGCtaaaggagaaggagaggaaagaacGTGAAACTAGGGCTGCGAAGGAAAAAGCAGAAAAGGAACGGATGGCAAAGGAGACGCTTGAAAAGGCTGAAAGGGATCGAATGGCGAAAGAGGCCAAGGAAAAGGCTGAGAAAAATCGTCAGGAGAGACTCGAGGCCTCTCGGATGGAAAAagcgaggaaagaagaggcagccAGAAAAGAGCGAGAAGCGGCTGAGCAAGCAAAAATTATTGCCGCTCAACAAGCCCAACGGGAACGTGCTGCTAAAGCTGAAAAGAACATTGCCGATAAATCAGCTGCTGAGAGGGTTTCCGCTGCTCGTGTAGTCCCTGTTGCTGCAACTGCGCCGACATTGGCGACTTTGGGCCTCAAGTCGCCCTCAAAGGGTTCTACTCCACAGTCCGGGCCTCCTGTCCCTCAACTGTCGCCTGTTAAAGGAGCTGCTCGTCCGATCGCCAGCGCCACACCAGTACGACCCATGCAAAAAACTCCCACGGCATACTATTCACAGCCTGTTCCTCCTGTTGGTGTTGCGAGTTTCCCTAGGATGCCTTTGGGGCAAAGCTTCGGTCCTCCAGGCCTCCGACCCACTTATCCCGCCGGGTCACCGGCCTATTCCCCTCCTCACGCAAATGGCTCTTCAATCTCGCCTAACCCACCTCCAAGAGGATTCACCGATCCGAGCCCGCCAGGGTTTGACCATAGTTTGCGCACAGCTCCTATCGGTGTAGGATTCCCTCCAGTCAAGCCCTCAGGTCGTATCCCTTCAATGGCGGACGACGCGTTTTCTCCTACAGCCCCCATCGGTGTGCCTGTGGCTCGCAGTGTTTCCAGTGCAGGTGAAATAGGTTCTTTCATGTCTGGGTCCATTACACCTGACGATTACCGTCCTACACCCCCTGCACCCATTGCACCTCCTAATCTGGGGCCAATCGGACGTCCATCAGTTTCAGATGGACAAGCAGCGGGATCAAACGCTCTCcgttcttcatcacctcctcAGCCTGACCGAGTCCTAGGTTCAGCTGCTCTCGGAGCTGACGATGAAATTGTTCAACCCCAGCAGCGTAGACCGACAACCTCATGGGATATGCCAACTGCTGCACCCGGATCCGGTCGATGGTCTGCTTCTCCGTCCATATGGGGATCTGGAGATCCGACGCCCGCGTCAGGTTGGGGTGCACCAGGAAGTATGCCAACAGTCGGAGAACGGCCAGGTCCGCCACCCGGATTGTCGCTTTCCCCTGGTGCGGGAGTGAATGTTCTTGGTCAGAGACAGCCTTCATTCGGCGGGATAGGTTCGCCCTTTGGTGGTGCAGGCGCTGTAGGAGGTGTGATTGGTGGAGGAATGGGTGTTACAGCCGGTAATGGTCTGGTCCAGGGACATGTAGGTGGTGGCGGATATTCGCAGGgactcttctctcctcaacagcaacaacaacagcaactGCAGTTACAATTACAAttacaacaacagcagcagcagcaataGCAGTAGCAGTAGCATCTTCTGTAGTCAGGTTATGGCTCAGTACAGTGAGAAGTTTTGAGGGATTGGCGGCGTAGTCAGCAATCATTTCATATCATGCAGCCTTTATTTCCTCTTGTGACATTCTGGCGCTGTTCATTATTCACTATGATACTATAACTGACGTGTAGATGTAGATGTAAGATGTTCTGTGGTACTTTCTGACCAGTAAATAACTTAAGCAAGACTCAAATTCATGAGATGTTTCTAAATCATATGCGTAAGTAGGATTTACCTCCTTTGCCTATTCCGCGTCTAGTCCTGGGGAGGATACTCATCAGGCGACACAACATATGCCGCTACGATGATATGTCCCAGTAAGCATTCAATCTATGAGGGGTCGCAAAGTGCAGGATGCTCACCAGGGAAAAGACCTTCCTGCCCGTTGCATCTCCCTTGCCACCAGTCAGGATCAACCTTTTCAATGTCTGTAATCTGGTCACCCTCCTTGAAGGATAACTCGTTATCTTCGCCGGCATCGTAACTAGCCATACATTAATGTACGACATTTTCCCTAGAAAGTCAGAACTTACTCATATGCTGCAATCATCACCGTGTCGTTGGCgtaggaagaggaggcaggaggtggagggggtgggggtgggggtgggggaGAAGCATGAATTGTAGCAGGTTCTGTCTCCAATTCGGCCTCGGGCTCAACCTGGTATTGGGGATGCGCTGCTGGGGCGCTGTCGTCCTCAATAAGCTCACAATAGTTGGCAGGGAAGAGGCCCGATTGGCCATCAGCATTCGTACCGGACCACCATCCTATAATGAGGCATAAGTACTCTAAACAGAACCAGTCATTATGCCTCTTACCCTCGTCCAGCTGCTCAATCTGAGTAATAATGTCATCTTCCCTCAGAGAAAGTTCATTCTAAAGGATTAGTTAGCGACAATTGTTTCTCTCTACTGGTCTTTTAACTTTAAAACTCACGTCCTCAGCAGCCTGTGCCAAAACGCTGTCAGCTGGATGTTTACACGTAGAGCTCGAAACTTACATCATAGTCGTACAAGACCTTAGCCCTTTTACCTGCCGGAGAAGGCTCCGAAGCTGGCTCAATTGTTCTAGGTCGAGTGGCCTCGGGAatgggtggaggagggcCAGTAGTAGGAGCCTCCTCCAAAGTGAGGTCCTGCTTGAGTCGCTGAAGCTCATCAATTTGCTAAAAAAAAATATATATCAGACGTTTTCCCATGGGGCAacataataataaaatTAAAACACACAGGGTCTGAAGAGGTGGCAGCCTGAGCAGGTCcgggtggaggaggaggaggggggggagggggaggaggcggtggAGCAGCAGGTGCGTCCGTCTCAATCTCCGTGACAGGTTCGGGTTTGAAGGGTAcagaaggagggggaggagggggagctCCCCATTCATCGTCGTCCGATTTCTCCTCGTCCGAATCGGGAGAAGCAGGGCGAGGTACGGAATTCCTAATCACAGAAGGCACGGCTGGGGCAATAGGACCTGGAGGCACCGGTGCAGATGGGGGATTAATAGTGACGGGAGCAGAAGGCGGGCTGGGAGCTGCAGCAGAAAGATCGCTAGATGTTGCAGGTCCTGACGAACTAGGCATAGGAGGCATAGCCCTGCTGCCAGTCGACGCAGGGGATACCGCTTTAACATTGGACGCTATTATACAAGACTGAGCTCGATTGTATCCAAATATGAGGGGAGGAACTTACCAGCGATaccctccttttcctcttcctccctctgTTTCTTGGCTTCTGCCTGTCTTGCGGACCAACTAAGCTTATTCCCACTGGGTTGGGGAAGGACGGGAGAGGACGCATGGCTGCCGGAGAATGCAGCCATCCTGTCCTTGATACTGGGCATCTTGGCAGGAGACTCTTcgttcctttcctcctgGGCACCACCAGGATTCCATCGGCTAGTGAGCTTGCCGGGTTGAAGTCTGATTGGCGTGTACGCGGTCCCTACTGGTGCGATACGATCTTCGGCGACGGGCTTGGCCGGTTCAGAAGCTGGTATGGTAGAGGCGGAGGGCTTGGCAGGTTCGGCAGCTGCAATCGTAGGAGAGGACTTGAGGCCATCGTTTATGGGTTTATCCTCACGGGTGGCtggcaaagaaggaggcggTACAGCACTAGGAGCTGGCGCATGTTGAGGAGGGGGGGCACGAAAGGTCGACGTGGGAGTTGCGACAGCTGTGGGCTATTGGCCATGAGGAGCTGAAGCGCGTGATTTACTTTTAGACATACCTTGCCTTGAGATCCTCCAAGGCCTTGGCTCGGTCTGTAGCTAGGAGCCGGCTTGACAGACGATGCGGTGTTGATACTGGGAGCAGCTGCTGCCGACGAAGAGTATTTTGACCCCGACGATTCTTGGATACGCTTGTGGATGTACGAAGGCGCAACATCAAGCTGCAAATGGTGAGTTCCTGATCCTCCGACAAGATCTACAAGGTCTACCCACT
It contains:
- a CDS encoding PAB-dependent poly(A)-specific ribonuclease subunit PAN2; this encodes MNYNPLHLLPLPPTALDPKPIPTSLTLDPFSDVLWVGTSSGIISALCSPLTLTRNVHFPAHGCKAGGGGFSAQGVSAVREVRVTDRDVWTLTEGGIGGRKRGGAPKWTVSDVTRSLRTMSPNPTNSHELVTGGSGPLLLANTARGEVVRSIENSSPVVKLAPLHRTVLAAGLSGQVTVLDPRTGFKTAQNVSPVQAHTGGLSGADVQGNIVATWGWTHMQGHPLPDPLIRLYDVRALRPLPPISFPSGPAFVLLHPSSSSHIVVSSQQGMLQTIDMSLGPTATVFQQLDVSSYITSMALSSRGDYLAFGDADGQLHVWTTNETGENAAVDENGSLVLPPFNGYDGVKPEWPDQADPLPTIAWEENTPLNLVGMPYYNEALLSQFPSECYATSTSPLFNPPTTIPQPVLSSMKMVDFVGYAPNPKELRGKRYVLRAVHGAESRARGKGRRDSGPRFRSEKDKKGTYRDKEEIEEELNDGEVPKYYRKVEIKYSKFGIEDFDFEFYNRTNYSGLETDILNSYTNSLLQALHYTLPLRAVATAHICVDCKKEHCLLCEAGFLFRMLEDAKGRNCQASNFSRAFSATSQAYALGLMDENTNSKSTAPYGSLIQNFNRWLLSTFSTESIVDGETFHLRPLPQKTSGLDGLSMNDGPSAIDQVLGVKIKTTNTCRHCGFVSSRDSTLHVVDLVYPKKMNPRLSFSDILRSSLIRDSTTKAICSSCKAFAPLDSRRGLSPSSRNPLPPVLSVNAMVTNSDVYGFWKDKKDAKEKDGVRRFLPKRVIIREVGKLENDQEEGVKYSIRSMVVQIQESPDAVAHLVSFVKMPSKDGSSAWIMFNDFLVRPVSEDEVLSFPDQWKVPAVIILERENAEELLNLEVLPKELDREILFKDVSIAWNRKQDMIKHKILRREEMPKRGTLVAIDAEFVALQQEEMEFRSDGTKNILRPSHMSLARVSVLRGEGEMEGKPFIDDYIHTSEAVVDYLTEFSGIEAGDLDPNNSPHTLVPLKVAYKKLRLLVDLGCIFVGHGLSKDFRTINIFVPPEQVMDTVLIYTLPGSQRKLSLRFLAWYLLHQDIQTHSHDSIEDAHFALLLCKLWMDYASESEEAFEIVMEDIFAEGKKLAFKPPSSAGNVMAEQQLSPISFPPLSGDDQTVARAVVKSGMATPPPPTKLGLPQWASQNSPSPLRW
- a CDS encoding stress response protein NST1, variant, coding for MSSKSQQPPTGLSKSAAKKRAKKAAKQSQNPQPQSAPQTSSQTPASVPPLPPSSVPDPLDPAFFNFPGPGSYPIDVQYDDTAYYDQVDVPLNQGNFPGSYSIDYNLSLQNGSQLAGLSAPFNITHDDLISAANELYKRMADPEFGSDDAYWSSLPPHIRQFIRDAVPFTGSISQSTPGTTSSQRTMYQMAQQIVQAASQGMGLGHGMSANLMPGINANARPFPSPQQTIGEEFGFHRHPDSREEEYDDEEEIEEDHGHPAANGDAPKKKNKKKKKKGANTATLPAPGEPPAPLPPLPPPSTLSKIPRAPAPVPQPQPPTHQPQPLSQQPPSLNPPPPPAPASAPTPTPPSSRAAGKQPMGTNPPANPPARSARAAGKAPASAAPPHNAHAGHSHNHPPTAKAAPKGKSPATAPPAKIWTQSSAEDRENIRVFWLGLSEAERRDLLRIEKDAVLKKMKEQHRHSCGCAVCGRKKVNIEMELDQLYEQYYDELRSYAAEQRVAANGLRPPPNGAGPFPGSVEVDASGTVTQYDHRAPELHDHDPDDLDGEESEEYDDDDDYADDDELDDDDIGTDEADIGDEIDEPPPPPPITHRQQPRRPPVKAPPRSEGGDDFLSFGSNLATIKGILTIADDMLKNDGTKFLEMMEQLAIRRSVREEQNLRDMQEETDEEEEEEDDDESRDEPMTEKERAEEGKRMFQIFAARMFEQRVLQAYRERVAKQREEQLLRELEEEEDSKRAKEEKKAKEAQKKKDKKKAQKQKAEEERLAREAALEEEKRQAKLRKEEAERERIRRQEEERVRREAVKRAAQEEAQRQALERKRRQQEEKEREEEAAKKKREREEKAKKEREAREKELKEKERKERETRAAKEKAEKERMAKETLEKAERDRMAKEAKEKAEKNRQERLEASRMEKARKEEAARKEREAAEQAKIIAAQQAQRERAAKAEKNIADKSAAERVSAARVVPVAATAPTLATLGLKSPSKGSTPQSGPPVPQLSPVKGAARPIASATPVRPMQKTPTAYYSQPVPPVGVASFPRMPLGQSFGPPGLRPTYPAGSPAYSPPHANGSSISPNPPPRGFTDPSPPGFDHSLRTAPIGVGFPPVKPSGRIPSMADDAFSPTAPIGVPVARSVSSAGEIGSFMSGSITPDDYRPTPPAPIAPPNLGPIGRPSVSDGQAAGSNALRSSSPPQPDRVLGSAALGADDEIVQPQQRRPTTSWDMPTAAPGSGRWSASPSIWGSGDPTPASGWGAPGSMPTVGERPGPPPGLSLSPGAGVNVLGQRQPSFGGIGSPFGGAGAVGGVIGGGMGVTAGNGLVQGHVGGGGYSQGLFSPQQQQQQQLQLQLQLQQQQQQQ